In Natrononativus amylolyticus, a single window of DNA contains:
- the thiC gene encoding phosphomethylpyrimidine synthase ThiC, with protein MAKTQLQRAQDGEITPAMKRVAKRENCDSDFVRQQVAEGQAVIPNNHAHESLDPMIIGREFATKVNANIGNSKTTSDLQEELQKLHTAVHHGADTVMDLSTGENLDAIREANIAYSPVPIGTVPIYEAVKHIESPADLTHELLLDVIKKQAEQGVDYMTIHAGVLMEHLPLTDGRKTGIVSRGGSILAQWIEENGMQNPLYTKFEEICDIFTEHDVTFSLGDGLRPGCLADASDEAQFAELDTLGGLTRTAWDHGVQVMVEGPGHVPMDEIADNVERQQAVCNGAPFYVLGPLVTDIAPGYDHITSAIGATEAARAGAAMLCYVTPKEHLGLPDEEDVRDGLAAYRIAAHAADVANDLPGARDWDDALSEARYEFDWRRQFDLALDSKRAQSYHDQTLPGDNYKEARFCSMCGVEFCSMRIDQDARKAKGEMTTIGDETKLDASPAAEVNLPPVGTHDTSRVPDEIEINGVTFTREPSHADD; from the coding sequence ATGGCGAAGACACAGCTCCAGCGAGCGCAAGACGGTGAAATCACGCCCGCTATGAAACGCGTCGCAAAGCGAGAGAACTGCGATTCCGATTTCGTTCGTCAGCAGGTCGCTGAGGGGCAGGCAGTGATTCCTAACAATCACGCTCACGAGTCGCTTGACCCGATGATCATCGGTCGGGAGTTCGCCACGAAGGTCAACGCAAACATCGGAAACAGCAAGACGACGAGCGATCTTCAAGAGGAACTACAGAAGCTACACACGGCAGTTCATCACGGTGCTGATACAGTGATGGACCTCTCGACCGGCGAGAACCTCGATGCGATACGCGAAGCGAACATCGCATATTCGCCAGTTCCGATTGGAACGGTACCGATCTATGAGGCTGTCAAGCACATAGAAAGCCCTGCGGACCTTACTCACGAACTACTGCTTGACGTCATCAAGAAGCAGGCCGAACAGGGGGTGGACTACATGACCATCCATGCGGGCGTGTTGATGGAACACCTGCCGCTGACCGACGGGCGCAAGACGGGTATCGTTTCACGTGGCGGTTCCATTCTGGCCCAGTGGATCGAGGAGAACGGAATGCAGAACCCGCTGTACACGAAGTTCGAGGAAATCTGTGACATCTTTACGGAGCACGATGTGACGTTCTCGCTAGGTGACGGGCTCCGTCCTGGCTGCTTGGCCGATGCGAGCGACGAAGCGCAATTCGCTGAACTCGACACACTGGGCGGACTCACGCGTACCGCGTGGGACCACGGTGTGCAGGTGATGGTCGAAGGACCAGGTCACGTTCCGATGGATGAGATCGCCGACAACGTCGAACGACAGCAAGCGGTCTGTAACGGGGCCCCCTTCTATGTGCTCGGACCCTTGGTGACCGACATCGCCCCGGGCTACGACCACATCACGAGTGCGATCGGTGCGACAGAGGCCGCACGTGCAGGTGCTGCGATGCTTTGTTACGTCACACCCAAAGAACACCTCGGACTACCCGACGAAGAAGATGTCCGAGATGGGCTTGCAGCCTACAGAATCGCAGCTCACGCCGCGGACGTCGCTAACGACCTGCCAGGTGCACGTGACTGGGATGATGCCCTTTCGGAGGCCCGCTACGAGTTTGACTGGCGTCGGCAATTCGACCTCGCACTTGACTCCAAGCGCGCACAGTCATATCACGACCAAACACTTCCTGGAGACAACTACAAGGAGGCGCGGTTCTGCTCGATGTGTGGCGTCGAGTTCTGCTCGATGCGTATCGACCAAGATGCGCGGAAGGCAAAAGGCGAGATGACGACTATCGGTGACGAAACCAAACTCGATGCATCCCCTGCTGCAGAGGTGAATCTCCCCCCGGTCGGGACCCACGACACCAGTCGTGTTCCAGATGAAATCGAAATCAACGGGGTCACGTTCACACGGGAGCCGTCACACGCCGACGACTGA